The following proteins come from a genomic window of Citrobacter europaeus:
- a CDS encoding DUF969 domain-containing protein, with the protein MGEAISLWPLTGIAVIVVGFLLRFNPVLVVIIAGIVTGLAAHMPVATILEKLGEGFLNTRNLPFILLIPLAVIGLLERHGLKERAQAWIAKIRSATSGRLLIVYLFIREATAALGLTSLGGHPQMVRPLLAPMAEGAAEKNHGEIPGAVRYRLRAMSAATDNVGLFFGEDIFVAFGAIIFMHNFMLESGGIQTEPLHIALWGIPTAICAFLIHGTRLWRLDSYLQREVAKANAAAKGEAK; encoded by the coding sequence ATGGGAGAGGCTATTTCTCTCTGGCCATTGACGGGTATCGCCGTCATTGTGGTCGGATTTCTTTTACGTTTTAACCCGGTATTGGTGGTCATTATTGCCGGGATCGTCACGGGACTGGCGGCGCATATGCCGGTAGCCACCATCCTTGAGAAACTGGGTGAAGGTTTTCTTAACACCCGCAACCTGCCGTTTATCCTGCTGATCCCGCTGGCGGTTATTGGCCTGCTGGAACGTCACGGACTCAAAGAGCGCGCTCAGGCGTGGATTGCAAAAATCCGCAGCGCCACCAGTGGCCGTCTGCTTATTGTCTACCTGTTCATACGCGAAGCGACCGCCGCGTTAGGACTGACCAGTTTGGGGGGGCATCCACAGATGGTGCGTCCGCTGCTGGCGCCGATGGCGGAAGGGGCTGCTGAAAAAAATCATGGTGAGATACCGGGCGCGGTACGCTATCGCCTGCGCGCAATGTCAGCTGCGACCGATAACGTTGGGCTGTTTTTCGGGGAAGATATCTTTGTTGCCTTCGGTGCCATCATATTCATGCACAACTTTATGCTGGAGTCTGGTGGGATCCAGACCGAACCGTTGCATATCGCCTTGTGGGGGATCCCAACGGCAATTTGTGCCTTTCTGATCCACGGCACGCGTCTGTGGCGTCTGGATAGCTATTTGCAACGTGAGGTGGCGAAAGCGAATGCCGCAGCGAAAGGAGAAGCGAAATGA
- the pxpA gene encoding 5-oxoprolinase subunit PxpA: protein MKIDLNADLGEGCANDAALLQLVSSANVACGFHAGDAQTMLLSVREALKNGVAIGAHPSFPDRENFGRSAMTLPAQTVYAQTLYQIGALAAITQAEGGVMRHVKPHGMLYNQAAKDPQLADAIAKAVHACDPSLVLVGLAGSELIRAAEHYGLVTRQEVFADRGYQADGSLVPRNQPGALIEDEEQALAQTLEMVQSGRVKSQSGTWASVTAQTVCIHGDGEHALAFARRLRSAFNACNIQISA from the coding sequence ATGAAAATTGATCTCAACGCGGACCTCGGTGAGGGATGCGCTAACGATGCGGCGCTGCTGCAACTGGTGTCTTCAGCCAATGTTGCCTGTGGGTTTCACGCCGGAGATGCGCAAACCATGCTCTTAAGCGTGCGCGAGGCGCTAAAAAATGGCGTGGCGATAGGCGCGCATCCGAGCTTTCCGGATCGGGAAAATTTTGGCCGTAGCGCCATGACCCTGCCCGCACAAACGGTGTATGCGCAGACGCTGTATCAAATTGGCGCGCTGGCTGCCATCACGCAGGCGGAGGGCGGCGTAATGCGTCATGTCAAACCGCACGGTATGCTTTATAACCAGGCGGCGAAAGATCCTCAGTTGGCTGATGCGATTGCGAAAGCGGTTCATGCCTGCGATCCATCGCTGGTTCTGGTAGGACTGGCAGGAAGCGAACTGATTCGTGCCGCAGAACACTATGGCCTGGTAACGCGTCAGGAAGTTTTTGCCGATCGGGGTTATCAGGCCGATGGCAGTCTGGTGCCGCGTAACCAGCCGGGAGCACTGATTGAGGATGAAGAGCAGGCGCTGGCGCAAACGTTAGAAATGGTGCAATCCGGCAGAGTAAAAAGCCAGAGTGGAACATGGGCGAGCGTGACGGCCCAGACGGTATGCATTCATGGGGATGGCGAGCACGCACTCGCTTTTGCCCGTCGCTTGCGTAGCGCCTTTAATGCATGCAATATTCAAATTAGCGCATAA